A stretch of Brassica rapa cultivar Chiifu-401-42 chromosome A08, CAAS_Brap_v3.01, whole genome shotgun sequence DNA encodes these proteins:
- the LOC103835257 gene encoding carboxy-terminal domain RNA polymerase II polypeptide A small phosphatase 1: MACHGFLGTPTLRSSHGRHNHGRRNRHQHHQSTCSAAAVAAAGSIFTSLNKSIFTFHSRLLRCVSRLFRLTSATPSRKQGYKRLQKHKHHHHQQPSLRKHNDKKRTIVLDLDETLVHSSMEPPIRVNVDFMVRLKIQGMVIPMFVVKRPGVTEFLDRIGKNYRVAVFTAGLPEYASQVLDKLDKNRVITQRLYRDSCTDMNGRYAKDLSLVAKTDLGSVLLVDDNPFSYSLQPDNGVHIKPFVDDMEDQELMKLAEFFDGCCQYEDLRDAASELLYNKVT; the protein is encoded by the coding sequence ATGGCGTGCCATGGATTTCTAGGGACACCGACCCTGAGATCATCACATGGACGTCATAATCATGGAAGGAGAAACCGGCACCAACATCATCAGTCCACATGTTCGGCTGCAGCTGTTGCAGCAGCTGGCTCCATCTTCACGTCCCTCAACAAGTCTATCTTCACATTCCACAGCCGCCTCTTGCGTTGTGTCTCCAGGCTTTTCCGTCTCACTAGCGCAACTCCTAGCCGTAAACAAGGCTACAAAAGGCTCCAGAAACACAAGCACCATCATCATCAGCAGCCTTCATTGAGAAAACATAATGACAAGAAAAGAACCATCGTTCTTGATCTCGATGAAACATTGGTCCACTCATCAATGGAGCCACCCATCCGAGTTAACGTAGATTTCATGGTGAGGCTAAAGATCCAAGGAATGGTTATACCCATGTTTGTAGTAAAACGACCAGGAGTCACCGAGTTTCTTGACAGGATTGGTAAGAACTACCGGGTGGCGGTTTTCACAGCCGGTCTGCCTGAATATGCTTCGCAAGTTTTGGATAAACTAGACAAGAACCGTGTGATCACACAGAGGCTATACAGAGATTCATGCACAGACATGAACGGGAGATACGCCAAAGACTTGTCTCTGGTTGCTAAGACAGACCTGGGGAGTGTTTTGCTAGTTGATGATAACCCTTTCTCCTACTCGTTGCAGCCTGATAATGGAGTTCATATTAAGCCTTTTGTGGATGACATGGAAGATCAAGAACTGATGAAACTTGCAGAGTTCTTTGATGGATGTTGTCAGTATGAAGATTTAAGGGATGCAGCATCAGAACTTCTATATAACAAAGTGACTTGA